In the genome of Gallaecimonas xiamenensis 3-C-1, the window CAAGGAAGCCTTCTTTGCCGGCAAGAGCGAGTTCGGTATCAACCAGGCCTACCTGAGCGCCACCGAACAGGGCGACAACGACATGCCCTATGGCAATATCGTCGCCCTCAACCGCAACGCCGCCATCCTGCACTACATGCATTTTGACCGTCGGGTGCCGGACCAGAGCCGTAGCTTCCTGATTGACGCCGGTGCCAGCTTCAACGGCTATGCCGCCGACATCACCCGTACCTATGCCCGGGAAGACAACGCCTTTGCCGAGCTGATTGCGGCCATGGACCAACTGGAACGGGACCTGGTGGCCGGTCTCAAACCCGGCCTCAAGTACGCCGAGCTGCACCATCAGTGCCACCTGGGGGTAGCCAAGATCCTCAAGGACTTCGGCATCATCCGCTGTGATGGCGAAACCGCCCTGACCACCGGCATCAACCGTGCCTTCTTCCCCCATGGCCTCGGTCACCATTTGGGCCTGCAGGTCCACGACATGGGCGGCTTTATGGCCAACGACCATGGGGACAAGGAATCGGCCCCGGCCCAGCACCCCTTCCTGCGCACCACCCGAGTAGTGGAAGCGGGCAACGTGCTGACCATCGAGCCCGGTCTCTACTTCATCGACAGCTTGCTCGAAGAAGTGCAGGCCGGCGAGCACGCCGAGCTGGTCAACTGGGACAAAGTAGAGGCCTTCAAGCCCTTCGGCGGCATCCGTATCGAAGACGACGTCATAGTGCACGGCGACGGCATCGAAAACATGACCCGTAAGCTGGGCCTGGCCTGATAGACTGCGGGGTTTGTGCCGAAACCCCGCTCCCTTCATGTCCTATCTCGTTCCCGCCCAAGACTTGGCGGTTGAAGAAACCCTCAAGAAGAGCCGCTTTATCACCCTGCTGGCCCATACCCAGGGCCTGGCGGCGGCCCGCGCCTTCTGGCAAGACTGCAAGGACAAGCACCCCGGCGCTCGCCACTGGTGCTTTGCGGCCGTGGCCGGCCACCCCACAGACGGCCAGCAATATGCCATGAGCGACGACGGCGAGCCGGCCGGTACGGCGGGGAAGCCGATGCTGGCGCAGTTGCTGGGGTCCGGCCTTGGGGAAGTGAGTGCCGTTGTGGTGCGCTACTATGGGGGCGTCAAGCTGGGCACCGGCGGCCTGGTGCGGGCCTACGGCGGTGGCGTGGCCAGCGCCTTAAAGGCACTGCCCAGCCGGCTATGCGTGCACTATCGCACCCTGGAACTGACCCTGCCCTATGGCCAACTGCCCGACCTGCAGTACTGGCTGCAAAAGACCGGCAGCCAGGTGCTTGAAGAAAGCTTTGCCGACAAGGTACAACTGCGCATTGCCGTACCAGACGGTGAGCAAGAAGGACTGCTGGCCTGGCTGGCATTACAGCCGGCTATCCAATGCAGGGCGTTGAACGAGGACACACCATGACCACCCAAACCATACTGCT includes:
- a CDS encoding YigZ family protein: MSYLVPAQDLAVEETLKKSRFITLLAHTQGLAAARAFWQDCKDKHPGARHWCFAAVAGHPTDGQQYAMSDDGEPAGTAGKPMLAQLLGSGLGEVSAVVVRYYGGVKLGTGGLVRAYGGGVASALKALPSRLCVHYRTLELTLPYGQLPDLQYWLQKTGSQVLEESFADKVQLRIAVPDGEQEGLLAWLALQPAIQCRALNEDTP
- the pepQ gene encoding Xaa-Pro dipeptidase codes for the protein MEHLARLYPDHIAELQKRTKAALARSGYQALAIHAGQQLGVFLDDNHYPFKPNPHFKHWLPVIDNPHCWVIVNGEDKPKLLFFRPVDFWHKVADAPSEYWSEQFDIVLIDSPAAAAKALPQDKSRVAYIGEHQAYAESLGFKDLNPEPVLNYLHYYRAYKTEWELACMRKANAIAVKGHLAAKEAFFAGKSEFGINQAYLSATEQGDNDMPYGNIVALNRNAAILHYMHFDRRVPDQSRSFLIDAGASFNGYAADITRTYAREDNAFAELIAAMDQLERDLVAGLKPGLKYAELHHQCHLGVAKILKDFGIIRCDGETALTTGINRAFFPHGLGHHLGLQVHDMGGFMANDHGDKESAPAQHPFLRTTRVVEAGNVLTIEPGLYFIDSLLEEVQAGEHAELVNWDKVEAFKPFGGIRIEDDVIVHGDGIENMTRKLGLA